In a single window of the candidate division WOR-3 bacterium genome:
- a CDS encoding T9SS type A sorting domain-containing protein: MKRSVLIIMLLCTLLSARTMWVRIYYDGDLEKEILLNKNYDILTGNARAGYFEYFLDEKLVNELESQGFGIEILHPDIINYLEENYGHLRMNFGYYYTYDEMVQELDQIAANYPNITHKVSLGQSWQNREIWAMKISDNASQNEAEPTVLITGVHHAREPIGTSTCIDFIKWLVNNYGTNDTATTIVTTDEVWIVPCVNPDGYVFNETYEDPWGNGWRKNCRDNNNSGQMEPESDGVDLNRNYGYMWGYDNNGSSPDPTSETYRGPSAFSEPETQAMRVLCDTFAFLYALNYHSYGNYLIVPWGYINDWVPAPDSATYHVMAESMTTYIGVPNNYTWGTAGQTVGYNANGVSDDWMYGEQTEKPKCLAFTAEVGESFWQGATDSSIIVTHCNETRPMNIYLCYKAAILGIQEKDEPVALSNLAVFPNPADAGVNIRFNLAQSTGLKLRLYDATGRLVVDTKEVRYPAGSNSAVLSLEELSSGIYFLGIFKGSEEVLRNKLIVVRR; the protein is encoded by the coding sequence ATGAAAAGAAGTGTATTGATAATAATGCTTCTCTGTACGCTTCTCAGTGCAAGAACGATGTGGGTGCGTATCTACTATGACGGTGATCTGGAAAAAGAGATCTTACTTAACAAAAACTACGACATTCTGACCGGCAACGCCCGTGCCGGATATTTTGAATATTTCCTCGATGAAAAACTCGTCAATGAACTGGAAAGCCAGGGGTTTGGAATAGAGATTCTTCATCCGGACATCATCAACTATTTGGAAGAGAACTACGGCCACCTCAGGATGAATTTCGGCTATTACTATACCTACGATGAAATGGTTCAGGAACTCGATCAGATTGCAGCGAATTATCCGAACATCACCCACAAGGTGAGTCTGGGGCAGAGCTGGCAGAATCGGGAGATCTGGGCGATGAAGATTTCGGATAACGCATCCCAGAACGAAGCCGAACCGACGGTTCTGATTACCGGAGTTCATCATGCACGCGAACCGATCGGGACCTCGACCTGCATAGATTTCATAAAGTGGTTGGTCAATAATTACGGCACCAATGATACGGCGACGACGATCGTCACTACCGATGAAGTCTGGATTGTGCCGTGTGTGAATCCGGACGGTTATGTATTCAATGAGACCTATGAAGACCCCTGGGGAAACGGCTGGCGCAAGAACTGCCGTGATAACAACAACAGCGGTCAGATGGAGCCTGAATCCGACGGTGTTGATTTGAATCGTAATTACGGTTATATGTGGGGATATGACAATAATGGTTCGAGCCCTGATCCCACGAGTGAGACATATCGAGGACCATCGGCTTTTTCTGAACCTGAAACACAGGCGATGCGCGTGCTGTGTGATACATTTGCTTTTCTCTATGCCCTCAATTATCACTCTTATGGAAATTACCTGATTGTGCCGTGGGGTTATATCAATGATTGGGTTCCTGCTCCCGATTCCGCGACATACCATGTAATGGCGGAGTCCATGACCACATATATCGGCGTTCCCAATAATTATACCTGGGGTACTGCGGGACAGACAGTCGGTTATAATGCCAACGGAGTTTCAGATGACTGGATGTATGGAGAACAGACCGAAAAACCGAAGTGTCTTGCCTTCACAGCTGAGGTCGGTGAGTCGTTCTGGCAGGGTGCGACTGATTCCAGTATAATCGTAACCCATTGTAATGAAACCAGACCGATGAATATCTATCTATGTTACAAGGCGGCGATTCTCGGTATCCAGGAGAAGGATGAACCGGTCGCTCTGTCAAATCTTGCGGTCTTTCCCAATCCCGCCGATGCAGGGGTCAATATCCGCTTCAACTTAGCGCAGAGCACCGGTCTTAAACTGCGTCTTTACGATGCAACCGGACGGCTGGTTGTCGACACGAAAGAAGTCAGGTATCCGGCGGGTAGTAATTCTGCAGTTCTTTCACTTGAAGAATTGTCAAGCGGCATCTATTTTCTCGGTATCTTCAAAGGGTCTGAAGAGGTTTTAAGGAACAAACTTATAGTGGTGAGGCGTTAA
- a CDS encoding isocitrate/isopropylmalate dehydrogenase family protein: MNEVDKAKEHLGKLIESQLKRIERIKLQKEWIDYSRLKPIIIGVIGGDGIGPHITSEAQRVLETILKEEVAQGKIEFRTIEGLTIEKRAEVMKPVPDDVLEEIKKCHILLKGPTTTPKKGDPWPNIESANVAIRKELDLFANVRPVRVPSQGIDWMFFRENTEGAYALGPFGIEVTPDLTMDFKVITRPGSERIIRLAFEYAKKNNLDRVTAVTKANVIKTTDGLFLKTFYEIAKEYPDINADDWFIDIMTAKLVDVKRRTQFKVLVLPNLYGDILTDEAAEFQGGVGTAGSANIGKQYAMFEAIHGSAPRMVKEGRTKYADPSSVIRAGAMLLNHIGYTEEGKKLEMAMDICGQYEKKLVMTGRDTGATGREYCDYIMETMADSGLEKRWQEYQQKAAE, from the coding sequence ATGAACGAAGTTGATAAAGCAAAAGAACATTTGGGTAAGCTTATCGAAAGTCAATTAAAGAGGATTGAGAGGATAAAATTACAGAAAGAATGGATTGATTACTCCCGGCTGAAGCCGATAATCATCGGCGTGATCGGCGGTGACGGTATCGGTCCCCATATTACTTCAGAGGCACAGCGGGTGCTTGAGACGATTCTCAAGGAAGAGGTTGCGCAGGGTAAGATCGAGTTCAGGACCATTGAAGGTCTGACCATTGAGAAACGAGCCGAAGTGATGAAGCCTGTGCCGGATGACGTGCTTGAAGAGATCAAAAAATGCCATATTCTGTTGAAAGGACCGACCACAACACCGAAAAAGGGTGATCCCTGGCCCAATATCGAAAGCGCAAATGTTGCGATAAGAAAAGAATTGGATCTCTTTGCAAACGTCAGACCGGTCCGGGTTCCTTCCCAGGGAATCGACTGGATGTTCTTCCGGGAAAACACTGAAGGCGCCTATGCACTCGGTCCTTTTGGAATCGAGGTGACACCGGATTTGACCATGGACTTTAAGGTCATCACCCGGCCCGGCAGTGAGAGGATTATCCGCCTCGCATTTGAGTACGCAAAGAAGAACAATCTGGACAGGGTGACGGCCGTGACCAAGGCGAATGTCATAAAGACGACCGATGGACTGTTCTTAAAGACATTCTATGAGATTGCAAAGGAGTATCCCGATATAAATGCAGACGACTGGTTCATCGATATCATGACGGCGAAATTGGTTGATGTAAAGAGACGGACACAGTTCAAGGTGCTGGTGCTGCCCAATCTCTACGGTGATATCTTGACTGACGAAGCAGCGGAATTTCAGGGAGGCGTGGGCACGGCAGGCAGTGCGAATATCGGTAAACAGTATGCGATGTTCGAAGCGATTCATGGAAGCGCACCGCGGATGGTAAAGGAAGGAAGGACGAAGTACGCTGACCCGAGCAGTGTTATCAGGGCGGGTGCCATGCTTTTGAACCATATCGGATATACTGAGGAAGGTAAAAAACTTGAGATGGCGATGGACATCTGCGGCCAATATGAAAAGAAACTTGTAATGACCGGTCGGGACACCGGTGCCACGGGACGTGAATACTGTGATTACATTATGGAGACTATGGCAGATTCCGGCCTGGAAAAGAGATGGCAGGAATATCAGCAAAAAGCAGCAGAATGA
- a CDS encoding 3-isopropylmalate dehydratase small subunit: MVLKGKVWKFGDSISTDLICPGRYFHLRSNLPELAKHVLEDADPNFASKMSKGDFVVAGNNFGLGSSREHAPTIIKLAGVSAVLAKSFARIFYRNAINVGLPLLECDTDKIDEGDELEIDLASGSIKNRTKGIELKAHPLPKAMLNILNDGGLVAHIQKHGDFKLD, from the coding sequence ATGGTGCTTAAAGGAAAGGTCTGGAAGTTCGGCGACAGCATCTCCACGGATTTGATCTGTCCTGGGCGATATTTCCATCTCCGTTCCAATCTTCCGGAACTGGCAAAACATGTACTTGAAGATGCAGACCCGAATTTTGCTTCAAAAATGTCCAAAGGCGATTTCGTCGTAGCGGGAAACAACTTCGGACTCGGCAGTTCCCGTGAACATGCACCGACGATCATCAAACTCGCCGGTGTTTCCGCGGTACTGGCGAAATCATTCGCCCGTATTTTTTACCGCAATGCGATAAACGTCGGGCTGCCCCTTCTGGAATGCGATACCGACAAGATCGATGAAGGTGATGAACTGGAAATAGATCTTGCTTCCGGAAGTATCAAGAACAGGACAAAAGGGATTGAATTGAAGGCTCATCCGCTGCCCAAGGCGATGTTGAATATTTTGAACGACGGCGGACTTGTCGCCCACATACAAAAGCATGGAGATTTTAAACTGGATTAG
- a CDS encoding citrate (Si)-synthase, which produces MAKLKELLAKKIPALREDIKNFVKANADKEISKVTVKQIYGGMRGVKALICDTSVVPPDKGLIIRGKPIAELKNELPEAVFYLLVSGEMPDKEAVEDLRKDLKARAQVPDYVWKTLEAMPKDSHPMAMFSLGILAMEKESVFRKRYEDGMPKTDFWDPTLEDCLNLIAKLPTLAAGIYRMRFNKGARLDPDPSLDWAGDYARMLGIDDPTGEFANLMRLYMVLHSDHEGGNVSAHTCHCVGSALSDAYYAVSAGLNGLAGPLHGLANQMCLRWVIMVRDKFGGVPTDEQLKQFAWDTLNSGQVIPGYGHAVLRVTDPRFAAFHEFGKKVCPDDELFKIVDRVFNVIPGVLKEHGKAKDPWPNVDAASGCLLYHFGVTEFEYYTVLFGVSRALGMCAQLIVSRALGEAIERPKSVTTEWVKQEVAKG; this is translated from the coding sequence ATGGCTAAACTAAAAGAACTTTTAGCAAAGAAGATTCCTGCACTGCGGGAAGATATCAAAAATTTTGTAAAAGCGAACGCCGATAAAGAAATTTCCAAAGTGACGGTGAAACAGATTTACGGCGGTATGCGCGGTGTGAAGGCGCTCATCTGCGACACCTCGGTGGTGCCTCCTGATAAAGGATTGATCATTCGGGGTAAACCGATCGCTGAGTTGAAGAATGAGTTGCCTGAAGCGGTCTTTTACCTTCTGGTGAGCGGTGAGATGCCGGACAAAGAGGCGGTGGAGGATTTGAGAAAGGACCTCAAGGCACGGGCACAGGTGCCTGACTATGTATGGAAGACCCTGGAAGCGATGCCGAAAGATTCACATCCCATGGCGATGTTCAGCCTCGGCATCCTGGCAATGGAAAAGGAGTCGGTCTTCAGAAAGAGATATGAAGACGGTATGCCCAAGACCGATTTCTGGGATCCCACCCTTGAAGACTGTTTGAATCTTATCGCTAAACTGCCGACCCTTGCCGCCGGCATATACCGAATGCGTTTTAACAAAGGTGCACGCCTGGATCCGGATCCCTCGCTTGATTGGGCCGGTGACTACGCCCGCATGCTCGGCATTGATGACCCCACAGGAGAATTTGCGAATTTGATGCGGCTTTATATGGTGCTCCATTCAGACCACGAAGGCGGCAATGTCAGCGCCCATACCTGCCACTGCGTCGGTTCTGCTCTTTCTGACGCTTATTATGCGGTCTCTGCAGGATTGAACGGTCTTGCCGGACCGCTCCACGGCCTTGCCAATCAGATGTGTCTGCGCTGGGTTATCATGGTGCGGGATAAGTTCGGCGGAGTTCCCACTGATGAGCAGTTGAAGCAGTTCGCCTGGGATACCCTTAACTCAGGCCAGGTCATTCCCGGATACGGCCACGCTGTCTTGCGTGTTACTGATCCCCGTTTTGCGGCATTCCATGAATTCGGAAAGAAGGTCTGTCCTGATGATGAACTCTTTAAGATCGTCGACCGGGTATTCAATGTCATCCCCGGTGTTTTGAAAGAGCACGGTAAGGCGAAAGACCCCTGGCCCAATGTCGATGCCGCGTCGGGCTGTCTTCTGTACCACTTCGGTGTCACTGAATTTGAGTACTACACAGTGCTCTTCGGTGTCTCGAGGGCGCTCGGTATGTGTGCGCAACTTATCGTCAGTCGTGCCCTCGGTGAAGCGATTGAAAGACCGAAGTCGGTAACGACCGAGTGGGTGAAGCAGGAAGTTGCCAAAGGGTAG
- a CDS encoding 3-isopropylmalate dehydratase large subunit, protein MGKTLAEKILSARSGQDAYAGDIVIARVDVAAFQDGTGPLGVRQLQKMKIKKVKARKSLFFLDHAAPSPRKELSNDHMLLRQFSNSAGAILSDVGDGVIHQRLVETFVKPGDVVIGGDSHTCTSGALGAFATGMGSTDVAIGMAMGKTWFKVPESFRIEVNGRFQPGVGAKDLILYLIGMLGADGATYKALEFGGETISRMSMESRFTLSNMAVEAGAKVGLIASDKKTRDYLKARGRVKDWKPLFPDKDARYERVIKIDAARIVPQIAFPHTVDNTRPITKVKKIKVDQAFIGTCTNGRIEDLKVAAKILKGKKRAPHTRLIVVPASRDVYLEAMKLGLLEIFVRAGAIIMGPGCGPCVGVHQGVLGDGEVCISTANRNFKGRMGNPEGLIYLASPATVAYSAIKGRISDPRELFKTKRRRTKN, encoded by the coding sequence ATGGGGAAGACCTTAGCAGAGAAGATTCTGTCGGCAAGGAGTGGACAGGACGCTTATGCCGGAGATATTGTGATCGCCAGAGTTGATGTGGCGGCGTTTCAGGACGGTACCGGTCCACTCGGTGTAAGACAGCTCCAGAAGATGAAGATAAAAAAAGTGAAGGCACGTAAATCGCTTTTTTTCCTTGACCATGCGGCGCCGTCACCGAGAAAAGAATTGAGCAACGACCATATGCTTCTGCGTCAATTCAGCAACAGTGCCGGTGCGATTCTTTCCGATGTGGGCGACGGTGTCATTCATCAGAGACTGGTCGAGACCTTTGTAAAACCAGGGGATGTCGTCATCGGTGGTGATTCTCATACCTGTACTTCTGGCGCCCTCGGTGCTTTTGCTACGGGAATGGGATCGACCGATGTCGCAATCGGAATGGCGATGGGGAAGACCTGGTTCAAGGTCCCTGAATCATTCAGGATCGAGGTGAACGGTAGATTCCAACCAGGAGTCGGCGCCAAGGATCTTATCCTTTATCTCATCGGTATGCTGGGTGCCGACGGCGCTACATATAAAGCACTTGAATTCGGCGGTGAGACCATTTCGAGAATGAGTATGGAATCCCGGTTCACATTATCCAATATGGCGGTGGAAGCAGGAGCTAAGGTTGGTTTGATCGCTTCGGATAAAAAGACACGGGATTATCTGAAGGCGCGCGGCAGGGTGAAGGACTGGAAGCCGCTCTTTCCTGATAAAGACGCCAGATATGAAAGGGTGATTAAGATCGACGCCGCCAGGATCGTGCCGCAGATCGCCTTTCCCCATACCGTTGATAATACCAGGCCGATAACAAAGGTGAAGAAGATCAAAGTTGATCAGGCGTTTATCGGTACCTGCACCAACGGTCGTATTGAAGATTTGAAAGTTGCGGCGAAGATATTGAAAGGTAAGAAGCGCGCTCCGCATACACGTTTAATCGTGGTGCCAGCGTCGCGCGACGTCTATCTTGAAGCGATGAAACTCGGTCTTCTGGAGATCTTTGTGCGTGCCGGTGCGATTATTATGGGTCCGGGTTGCGGTCCCTGTGTGGGAGTACACCAGGGCGTGCTTGGTGATGGAGAAGTATGTATTTCCACGGCAAACAGAAACTTTAAAGGCAGAATGGGTAATCCAGAGGGCCTTATTTACTTGGCATCGCCGGCAACGGTCGCTTACTCTGCAATAAAGGGGAGGATCAGCGACCCGAGAGAACTTTTCAAGACAAAGAGACGAAGAACAAAAAATTGA
- a CDS encoding DUF512 domain-containing protein: MVKVVSSRIRGIPKNAYLLRINNHSIDDFLEYRFYNDITKTRRILFEYRGKKKEIIIAPSREIEIELETPLYRRCENNCDFCFVNGLPPGLRRELYFKDDDYRLSFLFGNFLSLTNVSRDDIKRIGRLKLSPLYISVHTTNPRLRSRIFQNEKAALIMEQLRSLVEQNIKLHTQIVVMPGINDGAVLNRTITRLSGLYPGVNSIGVVPVGRTKYQKKIKSISKIEACRIIEQVNSFHKKFRKKYGKGLVYCSDELYLKAKRRIPDTEYYDDFPQLENGIGMVRKFLNELEDSNERIRLKGNILLLTGRLAYPFLIRLKRKLEVCNLAKNRLDVLSIKNSFFGDSVTVSGLISAADFNRVIKKISRGYRRIILPPNCINEAGQFIDDGKIEDKRVIIAPESVRGLIKCLQS; the protein is encoded by the coding sequence ATGGTTAAGGTAGTGAGTTCCCGGATTCGGGGAATCCCGAAAAATGCATATCTGCTCAGAATAAACAATCATTCGATAGATGACTTTCTGGAGTATCGATTTTATAATGACATAACAAAGACACGCCGCATCCTCTTTGAATACCGCGGCAAAAAGAAAGAAATCATTATTGCTCCGAGCCGGGAAATAGAGATCGAATTGGAAACACCCCTGTATCGACGCTGCGAAAATAACTGTGATTTCTGTTTTGTAAACGGCCTTCCTCCGGGATTGAGAAGAGAACTCTATTTTAAAGACGATGACTATCGACTTTCATTTCTCTTTGGAAATTTCTTGAGTCTGACAAATGTAAGCCGGGATGACATAAAAAGAATCGGCCGATTGAAATTGTCTCCGCTCTATATCTCTGTCCACACCACAAATCCCCGATTACGCAGCCGGATCTTTCAAAATGAGAAAGCCGCTTTGATAATGGAACAATTACGCTCCCTGGTGGAACAGAACATAAAACTGCACACCCAGATTGTGGTTATGCCCGGCATAAACGACGGAGCGGTTCTCAACAGAACAATCACCCGATTAAGCGGTCTGTACCCCGGAGTCAATTCGATCGGTGTCGTTCCCGTGGGCAGAACCAAGTATCAAAAGAAGATAAAATCAATATCAAAGATAGAGGCATGTCGGATCATCGAACAGGTGAACAGTTTCCATAAGAAGTTCAGAAAAAAATACGGAAAAGGACTTGTATATTGTTCAGACGAGCTGTATTTAAAGGCGAAACGGCGGATACCGGATACTGAATACTACGACGATTTCCCCCAACTTGAAAACGGCATCGGCATGGTGAGAAAATTTTTAAATGAACTCGAAGATTCAAACGAGAGAATAAGACTGAAAGGAAATATCCTGCTCCTTACCGGCAGATTGGCATATCCGTTTTTAATCAGACTCAAAAGAAAGCTGGAGGTCTGCAATCTCGCAAAAAACAGACTGGATGTCCTTTCGATAAAAAATTCATTCTTCGGGGATTCAGTAACGGTTTCCGGACTCATCAGTGCGGCTGATTTCAACCGGGTGATAAAAAAGATTAGCAGAGGCTATCGCCGCATTATTTTACCGCCGAATTGCATCAATGAAGCAGGACAGTTCATCGACGACGGAAAGATCGAGGACAAACGGGTGATCATCGCACCCGAGAGTGTCAGGGGGCTGATAAAATGTCTACAGTCGTAA
- the der gene encoding ribosome biogenesis GTPase Der gives MSTVVIVGRKNVGKSTIFNRLTGMRLSVVYKEPGVTRDRIYGEVLWCGRHFNIIDTGGFFPNEEQELASKINKQIEYGLQEADLIYFVVDGKSGLKPADEEICQYLRRTNKKIFLLINKIDSKKALDAAVEFAKFGFENVFSISAEAGIGFGELLDQTVKVLPRARGVPRHKTIKLLILGRPNAGKSTLLNAITGSERAIIDERPGTTRDIVNAKITYKNRTLEIIDTCGLRRRSRIKGSIEFYSMIRAVNVLEQVDVVVLIFDTTQGVVDQDRRIASLVLSKAKGLIIAPNKIDLIEKRFHRKIIPSTYQSFKSFEFVPVIPISAHRKIGLDLLLNRVIAVYEEARKTVAKKILRIVTDNLQPPPDGQVYSLKQLQTTPPIFKVVVSTPLKESYIKYVRNTIRNYCGFQGTPVLIKTQVIKRRRIPV, from the coding sequence ATGTCTACAGTCGTAATCGTCGGCAGAAAGAATGTCGGAAAATCAACCATCTTCAACCGCCTCACAGGAATGAGGCTCAGTGTCGTCTATAAGGAACCGGGTGTAACCAGAGATCGGATTTATGGAGAAGTCTTATGGTGCGGCAGACATTTCAACATCATCGACACGGGCGGGTTTTTCCCGAATGAAGAACAGGAACTCGCCTCTAAGATCAACAAACAGATAGAATACGGTCTGCAAGAAGCCGACCTGATATATTTTGTGGTGGACGGAAAGAGCGGCTTGAAGCCGGCTGACGAGGAGATCTGTCAATACCTGCGCAGGACGAACAAAAAGATCTTCCTGCTCATCAATAAGATCGACAGCAAGAAAGCCCTGGATGCGGCGGTAGAGTTCGCAAAATTCGGTTTTGAAAATGTCTTCTCCATCTCTGCAGAAGCAGGTATCGGTTTCGGAGAGCTCCTGGATCAAACCGTCAAAGTCCTGCCGCGTGCCAGAGGAGTGCCGAGACATAAAACAATAAAATTATTGATTCTGGGACGACCCAATGCAGGCAAATCCACCCTTTTGAATGCGATAACCGGCTCTGAACGGGCGATCATCGACGAACGACCGGGAACGACCAGGGATATAGTGAATGCGAAAATAACCTATAAGAACAGAACCCTGGAGATCATCGATACCTGCGGACTGCGCAGACGTTCCCGCATAAAAGGTTCAATTGAATTCTACTCGATGATCAGGGCGGTCAATGTTCTGGAGCAGGTGGATGTGGTCGTTCTGATATTCGATACAACCCAGGGAGTGGTGGATCAGGACCGACGAATCGCATCCCTCGTCCTTTCAAAAGCAAAAGGGTTGATAATCGCACCGAACAAGATCGACCTCATTGAAAAACGCTTCCATCGTAAAATCATTCCTTCCACCTATCAGTCATTCAAGTCCTTTGAATTCGTTCCGGTCATCCCCATATCAGCCCACAGGAAGATCGGACTGGACCTACTCCTGAACCGGGTTATAGCCGTTTATGAAGAGGCGAGAAAGACCGTCGCAAAAAAAATACTGCGCATCGTCACCGACAATCTTCAACCGCCGCCCGACGGACAGGTCTATTCCCTCAAGCAGCTTCAGACAACTCCTCCGATCTTCAAGGTCGTCGTCTCCACTCCTTTAAAAGAAAGTTATATAAAATATGTACGGAATACGATCCGCAACTACTGCGGATTTCAAGGAACACCTGTCTTAATAAAAACCCAGGTGATAAAGAGAAGAAGAATACCAGTTTGA
- the plsY gene encoding glycerol-3-phosphate 1-O-acyltransferase codes for MLIKDAVALIIGFIFGMIPFSHLLGRIKGVDLKSFGSGNIGATNLGRALGMPFFIAGFILDGLKGLIPVLLAHSFAAPGAFAGAGAILGHIFNPFFSFKGGKGVSTTIGVTIGLVPKSFLVSFIIWIILYFTTFIVSLCSLAFAVLISPVAFLLKEGTITDRIFIIIIALLVIYAHRSNIKRLLHKEEPKTIFWKKK; via the coding sequence ATGTTGATAAAAGATGCAGTCGCACTCATCATCGGTTTTATTTTCGGAATGATTCCTTTTTCCCACCTCCTGGGCAGGATAAAAGGTGTAGATCTCAAATCATTCGGAAGCGGTAATATCGGAGCGACGAATTTAGGCAGGGCTCTGGGAATGCCCTTTTTCATCGCCGGTTTTATACTGGACGGTCTGAAAGGTTTAATACCTGTCCTGCTCGCCCATTCATTCGCCGCACCAGGGGCATTCGCCGGTGCAGGAGCAATACTCGGGCACATATTCAACCCTTTCTTTTCATTCAAAGGTGGAAAAGGCGTCTCCACGACGATCGGTGTGACGATCGGGCTCGTCCCGAAATCATTCCTCGTTTCATTCATCATCTGGATTATTCTCTATTTCACGACCTTTATCGTATCGCTCTGTTCCCTCGCCTTCGCCGTCCTCATCTCTCCTGTAGCTTTTCTTCTTAAAGAAGGAACCATAACCGACCGGATTTTCATCATCATCATCGCCCTGCTTGTCATCTATGCACACCGTTCAAATATAAAAAGGCTGCTGCACAAGGAAGAGCCGAAAACCATATTCTGGAAGAAGAAATGA
- a CDS encoding NAD(P)-dependent glycerol-3-phosphate dehydrogenase, producing the protein MNISILGCGNWGSVFGIMQYKNGHSIKIWEFDKQRAEYINRTRTNEPFLVGHKIPEEIEITWNIESVIRNCDLLVFAVPSQVLPEVVEQVKRIEGKNECYLSLTKGINIELLKRPSELINELAAPDKRTWVLSGPCIANELIRGEPTAVVLVGPDRKVTQELQIRLTTENLRIYLSDDIIGVELGAAVKNVIALACGISDGLGYGNNAKGALITRGIVELQRLGVRMGAKPTTFWGLSGLGDLVTTSFSEESRNHRFGVKIAGGKTVEEIKKEIVMVAEGVPTCQAVKKLMQKFKTEMPICNAVYKIIFENIPPEQALKELMTRPLKDE; encoded by the coding sequence ATGAATATCAGTATCTTGGGATGCGGAAATTGGGGGTCGGTGTTCGGAATCATGCAGTATAAGAACGGCCATTCAATAAAGATATGGGAATTCGACAAGCAACGTGCCGAGTATATAAACAGAACAAGGACCAATGAACCGTTTCTTGTAGGCCATAAGATACCCGAGGAGATCGAAATCACCTGGAATATTGAAAGTGTCATCAGGAATTGTGATCTTCTGGTATTTGCAGTCCCTTCGCAGGTATTACCTGAAGTGGTGGAGCAGGTGAAAAGAATAGAGGGAAAGAATGAATGCTATCTCAGTCTGACCAAGGGTATAAATATCGAACTCTTGAAGAGACCGTCAGAACTCATTAATGAACTGGCGGCGCCCGACAAAAGAACCTGGGTCCTCTCAGGTCCGTGTATTGCAAATGAACTGATCAGGGGTGAACCGACGGCGGTCGTACTCGTGGGACCGGACCGTAAAGTCACACAGGAGTTGCAGATTCGGCTCACCACTGAAAATCTTCGTATCTATCTGAGTGACGACATCATCGGCGTGGAACTCGGTGCCGCGGTAAAGAATGTGATTGCTTTAGCATGCGGTATCAGCGACGGCCTGGGTTATGGAAACAATGCAAAAGGTGCGCTCATAACAAGGGGCATCGTGGAACTCCAGCGGCTCGGTGTCAGGATGGGCGCAAAACCGACAACCTTCTGGGGACTTTCAGGACTCGGAGATTTAGTCACCACGTCATTCAGTGAAGAATCGAGAAATCACAGATTCGGTGTGAAGATCGCCGGTGGTAAGACCGTCGAAGAGATAAAAAAAGAGATTGTAATGGTCGCCGAAGGGGTACCGACCTGTCAGGCGGTAAAGAAATTAATGCAAAAGTTCAAAACAGAGATGCCGATATGCAATGCCGTTTATAAAATAATCTTTGAGAACATACCGCCGGAGCAGGCATTGAAAGAATTGATGACGAGGCCGTTGAAGGATGAATGA
- a CDS encoding MerR family transcriptional regulator, whose amino-acid sequence MIEKEFFSIKEVADMLELKPYILRYWEKEFAVLKPRRNRVGRRYYSKKDIDTIRLIKNILYNQGYTIAGAKKKLVTLSEEPEQLSLPLRNTTKILREIREELKSISEKLKE is encoded by the coding sequence ATGATAGAAAAAGAATTTTTCTCCATAAAAGAAGTGGCTGATATGCTGGAATTAAAGCCGTATATATTGAGGTACTGGGAAAAGGAGTTCGCCGTACTGAAACCCCGCAGAAATCGAGTGGGCAGACGATATTATTCAAAGAAGGATATCGACACCATACGGTTGATCAAAAACATTCTGTATAATCAGGGATACACGATCGCCGGCGCCAAGAAAAAACTTGTTACATTAAGTGAAGAGCCTGAACAACTCTCTCTGCCTTTAAGAAATACGACCAAAATCCTGAGGGAGATCAGGGAGGAATTAAAGAGTATCAGTGAAAAACTGAAGGAGTAA